The Phragmites australis chromosome 13, lpPhrAust1.1, whole genome shotgun sequence DNA window ACCAAATACTAAACAGTGTCATATTAAATGTGATTACATATAAACTTACAACAAGCATTTATATTGTACATTGAATATCCAGCAGTAAATGAATACAGAAATTTCTAGCAGAATAGCAAGTTACATGGTATAAGCCAGAAATTGAACAGAGATAGCCTCCAATATCAGTTTAAAAGAACTTCTAAAGTCAAACAAAAAATTGCATGAACAGTTTATGACATGCTATCATGTGTATCAGTATCCCAGTACGTGGAAAACATGATTCGACATATTGGCACCCAGCAAAAAGGATAACACACATCACATAAACATGACGAGTGGAATCAAGTTTTTTATTATACAATTCAAGAAACATGTGATACTTACATTGTCAAGCAACTCTAGAATCTGCAATTGAGCGTTAAATTCAGTCACAGCACCGACAGGATTAGCTGCATGGATAGACATCATAGAATGAGAACATGGCAAGACAAATTACAAAATGATCTAAAGCTGAACTCATACAAATCTTTGTAAATTCACAGGCAGCACATCAAGCAGAACTCATTTAATTATTGAAACATCACCAATATTTTGGAATAATAGAACATAACAGATAAAAGAAAAAGCTCTTTAATGCTAAATTTTGAACTGCCATTAGGTAACTGTATCACAAAATTCATTGTGTGTTGCCAGTTCATTAGTGATATCATACCACAAATTTATGACCAGCCCAACCCATTTCAGCCCTTTCATGACGGAGAAGGCACAGCCAACTCGGCCATTCCATTGTCAAGCCCAATATAAACCAGTCCAAATTAGCATGTTAATTTGTTAGGCTGACAACCCATTTGTCCTTAGGCTGAATGACTATCAAAGAAGAATTTGTTAGGCTGACAACCCATTTGTCCTTAGGCTGAATGACTATCAAAGAAGAATTTGACCATTATAAccaaaaaaatcagaaattACACAAATGTCAAGAGCTGTCCAGTTGGAGAATGTAATACTATATTAACTTTTCCTGAACATAAACTTACCAACACTGGAAAGTACAAAACCAGCCATTATATCCTCTTCTTCAATTCCCGATAATTTGACACGGACATTCTCCGCAGGTCCAGCACGACGTACTTTGCTCTCATCCAACATTATACCAATGACTTTCACATGGGACTGTTACAGCAAGAAGTATTGCAAAACAGGATTGGCTCGAGGAGATCAAGTATGCCAAATGTGTtgcagcaaaaaagaaaaggaatgaaaaaaatatacctTGTTTGGCATAACCAACAAACTGTCACCCTCTCTGATACTACCGGACTCTAATTTCCCCATCACAACAGTGCCCATATCTTTATACTTATCAATTATTGGCATCCTGCATTGTTACAAATATAAAAATCTTGCATCCGGCAATGAAGACAATAATTCAAGCAGTTTTCTCCATAAGATTGtacaaaaccaaaaaataaaaaagattttgcATTAATTGTTCATGAGAAAGACCTTTCAATTTCTAACATCTACATAAAGCCATaaataacaaataataatcTAATCACTAACAAAAAACTGTTTATGTTGACAATGTGGAAATAATAGCATTAGATTTGCCATGAAAAGTGGTTTGACAataaaatgtatttgctaacaTAGTAATACAGAAATTTCATGGTTTGACAataaaatgtatttgctaacaTAGTAATACAGAAACTGATTTCCAGAGATACATACTCGAGACTATGTATCTCCAAAGCattatatacttttgaataGTGGGGGTACATACAGTATAACACAAAAGCATAACCATCTAACCTTACTGGACCTTTGGGGTCACGTAAAGGAACTTCGATACGGTCCAAAACTTCAAAAAGACATGGGCCATCCCACCAACTACAAATGCTTTTATCCATCCTAGTCTTCATATTTGTTCCCATAAGACCAGATATTGGCAAGAATTGCACATCTGATAACAAAGCCAATGAAAAATAGTTAAGAGATAACATTACCATATATTGTTCTACCTACATCAGGCGTTGTAATGGAAAAGCAAATCAATGTTCTGGTAGCTGGTTCCATGCCATAAATTTCTTATCAATGTACAAACAGATAATATAATAAGATAATAAGGCTCCTATGGGCTCTCTGAGTTGATGATCAGTGTGATCATAACATGGTTGTGAACTTATCACAGACAACAAAGTGATCAGTTTAGTTATTTaaacatgaagaaaaaagaGGCATCAATTGAGGAAACATCAATATTTAAGGCACAATCTGCAAGTGTGACTACTACAGAACTTCACTCGATAGAAATCAATGATAATATGAAAACAATGAGTTTCAAGCTTGAAAATGAGTGTTCACAATAATTTAGACTTCAAAGTACATAAAAAAAGTGGAATAATAACTACCTTTCTTAACATTGTACCCTGAAGATTTGAGGAAAGGAGCCATTTTTCCTTCAATCTCATCATATCTGTAACATATATCACATTTGATTATTTTCCACCAGTTGTGCAAGCTATAATATAAATTCATTTTTGTAGAATTTAATATAAGATGTCTTATCAAGCATACCTTTCCTTAGACCATTTTACAGTAGGTTCATCCATCTTATTGATGACAACTATCAGCTTAGCAACACCTAAAGTTTTTGCAAGTAGTACATGTTCACGGGTCTGCCCTCCTCTTTCATAACCAGTTTCAAATTCACCTTTTCGAGCTGATATGaccttaaaaaaaaggaaaggatacGTATTCACAACCAAAGTAATGTCTAAGCTAAATGCAAGTTCACCAAACAATGCTAAGAATCAAATGGATACCAGAACACCAATGTCAGCTTGCGATGCACCACTTATCATATTTGGAACATAACTTTTGTGACCCTGCAAGCCCAAACCATCCGTTTAAACAAACACCATACAAGAAGCAAACATTCAGCTCAATCAACATATATAGTAAACTAGTCACATACGGAACAAGTACCAGCCATACATCAAGAATTTATGTAAATGGGAACAGCATATGTTTGCGAGAACTATTAGCTGGGCACAGAAAAAGTAACAACTACAATAAACATATTGAACAGTCACTTTCATGTCTACCTACAATACACATATTGAACAGTCACTTTCATGTCTACCTAACAAGTGTGAGATATAGAAGCATGAATCAGAATGGCAGAGGGTTACCCAAAATAGGGAAATGATCTATACAAAAAGATAAGGAATTACTCAGACTGACGATCCCTGGACTAATCAATGACATTAGTTTGGGAAAGTTAAGAGGTATCATGACATGTTTCTAAAAATAAGTGAAATCATTTGTTTCTAGAATTATGTTATGTCAATGTTAAGACTTAAACGCTCATCTAGACTCTAGAACATAGTCACCAAATGATggcatggtttttttttttaatcaacaCAAGCCCATTCAATGATAAGTCAATCCTATTTAACAATGGTGCCTTTTATGTCTACCCTCTAGTAAAAATTATACAAGAACTTGAAACTACAGAAGGATAGCCTTAAAAAAGGGAAGTAGGAAACTATCAGGTTTTCAGGTTGCTCCTGTCGTTAAACAGAATCAACCAAATGGATTCTGATCAACATTAAAACAGTTTGAATAAGATCAGAATAACGAGAGCAATGTcgtaaaaaataataaacttCCACCCAAGTACATGGAGTATCATATGTAACATAGTAAGAGAACAATACCGGTGCATCTAAAATAGTGAATCGTGTGTTATCTGTCTCGAAGTGGGCTCTACCAACTTCAACAGTCTTTCCCTGAACacatggaaaaaaaatacaactgtCATAAGAAAAGGAACAAGCTTACAAAGACAAACACCTGGATAGAATTTTTATCTGCATTCAGAATAAAATACTATGTTGCTGTTGACTACAATTTAGAGAGTACATCAAGTTAGAGTGCATCAAGTTAGACTGAACTAATTAGATAAATCGTAATAACATTGCATTCTTCAATAAAGAGTGCATTAACAccacaaaaaaaaagtagagaTCTAATGCACTAATGATGAATCAGCCAGTAAAAATCAAATATGAAAAAGGATACCTTAACTCGCTCTTCCTCATTTGTGTCCATAATGTAAGCCATGTACCTGTGAGTATTTGGATTATAAACAAAAATAAGTAGCAATGTGCTGGATTGAAGATTATTTTGCAACTGACAGATTGAGATACAACTTAGCAtaataaaaactaaaaagaagTGAAAAAATGTTTTTTATTCAGTGGCAAGgcatcttatttatatttctcaACATGTCAGGAACTGTGCAACATGGTAATATGCAATACTTTGAAACATGAATCGGTTACAGCTTCTTATTCATGGATGCATAGCAATAGTTAACTGCATTCTGAAGTTTAAAAAACATGTACAAGTTTGCAGAAAAAACCACAATCCTTAATACAGTTTACCATTTAGTTCGCTCCATAGCATCCTTCCATTATCGTTCAATTGCTTATTATTGAAGAAGAATATGGTAGGCTAAAGTGGCCTTCCATACAAACAGGTAAGAGCTATTGCTACATTTGAGGTTTCATGTAACAGCAACTGTACAATATGACACAGGATCATCTTGTTTCTTTTTATTAGCAAAAGTAAGATACAATAAATAATCATAAAACACAAACTTTCCTCTACTCTCAGTTTACCAGAACTAGGCAGTATTATTCATTTTTTCTCCTTATCTAACAATTTTAGATATTCCAAGCATGTCATACcaacatatgtatttttttatacttTTCTTCGAAAGAAAATAGATATTCAGAGCATATTTCCCGGCAAACAGCTAGTCAAATAATCTGTCTGCTCCCTTAGTCGTATTTTCTCTTTCTAGTTTTACATGCTATTTTTCAAAAAGtaaatatttacatacttataaaCGAAGCAAAAATTTAATGACATTGGGTTATTTACAATTCAAGGCAACAATCGATAGATATAAGTTTTTCTGAAGATTATTTTTCTTACTGTTAATACAATCAATGAATAAGCCAACATCGCATAAAAATAAGGTGGCAGACAAACTTAGGAAGCAGTCAACTCGAAAAATTGTTTGCAATACAACAGAAGCAGACACGGAAAAAGAACATCCATCTTATTTAGCAGTATAAACAGTCAGATAGCCCAAGATCAAAATGCGCTATGAGTAAACCTCAATCTTGCAAATAGGAACATATGCTTCAAGACCTATCTGCAACACAAATGAACTACTCACCAACTTTCTCGGCTTTTATCCTTCGCTTCCTTCTCATATTTCTGGATGGTCCTATCATCAACTTGACCACTCAAGAACAATATCTGCCCTCCAGCAGTTGATTTTCCAGCATCTGGAACCATGCAACAACAAAATTAAGGCTAACATGTATTCCTTAAGAGCCTTAAGGAAATGAAGTAAAAAACTCATTACCAGTACAATTCACTGAATATGCAAAtatttaagaaaaatatgcagcgACATAAATGAAGCAACTAGTATATGGTACCAGAAAAGCCACTCAAGAACAATAAGCCGGTGAACCAGTTACATGAAAATTTAGAGTAAGATGGAAGGCGTATGCTTTGGAGCTAAAAGTTAGGTACTCTAGACAGGCATATCAACCACTGATACTCTGACAAGAGAGTCTGAAAGTTAGGTACCCTAAGCAGCCCGCTTAGACGCCATCTAGGCGCCAGGCGGCAGCATCCTGCCTAGCCACCTAGCCCACCTGACCGATCAGGTGATAGGCGCTAGTCAGATGCCCGACTAGCGCCTGGCGCTTAGGGGATCATTGGTAAACATAGATTCAATACCTTAATATTGTTAAAGAAAATGTTCTCAGTAAATgagtgttttcttttttttggccaaATTGTATCTGGTTAGTCATTGAGTATGTCTATGCTACAAACACCTTTTAAGTTTTAACTACAAAAGGTTGCACATGTTTTCTCTCCTTCCAAGTTCCCACTCCCCACCTGAATTGACTCGTGATGGTGAAGTACTCATaaggtaaaagaaaaaagaagcaatTGTGGCAATGTCATCTTGTTATTTTGATCAATTCAGAAAACATTCATGTACTTCTTTCGGCATGTAATTAAAAGAAAGTTCGACAAAGAAATGTTTCAGAACCCCGGGTTAATAACACAATTTATTATGCCACGGAAAATTAGGGATGGGTGCATTGAACAATCACTCCGCGATTGAGGTAACTCCCTGTAAGGTCTAAAGTTCGAAGACCTACCCATCACATACACTGACAGAGATTGTTGAGACACTTGTGTTATGGCTTGTGTTTTGTGGTAGGTTTCTTAGGTAATAGTCGTGGTTGATGGGAGGGCGAGGCCGGTACCCTAGCTTCCCTGTCGTTGTGGTGAACAAGACCGAGAGAGGGGGAGGTtcggccgagagagagagagagagagagagagagagagagagagaaatcaaCAGCCGGGGTAGGGAGATAGGAACAGAGGGATAGGAGGATAACTCTTTGCTTGCCTTTATTATGAATATTACCTCTCAATATATAGGGAGGTGATTACAATCCTAACCTGACCCCAAATCTTAACTTACCTAAGTTATCTCTTATTGAATTGGAAACTAAATCAAACTCTGTCTCCTAATCAAAACAAATCCGATTCCTACCAAATTTAGCTCCTAATAAAAAGGAAGTTGtgatctgctgctgctgctatccTGCCAACCGGCCCTATTTCCAATTATGGCAGCTGTAGGCAAAGCTCATAACACTTGTGTCTTTCAATCTCCAATGAAGCATAAATACAGGAATTAATAGTCCCAAATCTAACCATCACTACATTTACATTCAATCATGAACCTCCAAAGAGCACAACTGTCATCAAGATTCAGGAATCGTTTAGCCCCAACAATCCAACACATACAACCCTATATCCGACAGTAAACTTTCAACACAGCAAAACACATCAATCAAGAACTTATCCTATCCACATGTCTAGCTAACAAATAAGGTTGAAAGAAAGCAATCAGTAAGAATATTGAACTTACCAACATGACCAATGAAAACCACATTCAAGTGCCGCTTTCTTTCCTCTATCACATCTTCTACCTCATGAGCATCTTCATTTGCAGCAACTGGAGTGATACAAGAGTAGAGTTACATAAGAGTCTATattcacaagaaaaaaaatacaagcccAAGAAGCAGTAACAATGATTTTGGAACTGCCGCAAGTTTCTGTGCAGCAACATGAAGCAATAATTAATGACATAATTAGGAAGAACATACATAAACATTAAAACCTCTAGAAAGTTGCCATTTATCTgaataaaagaagaaagaataaCTGTTTCATGATCATAAGAATCAGCTATTACAAGAAGTACATATTATCAAAATTAACAATGGTGTGATTGGAATTGCATCTTGAAACCACTTTTATCTAACAATTAGAGGTCATATCATTTGTGTCGGGAAAAGCACATTGCGATCTACCAAAATTCTCATGAAATGGAGGACAGGGCACAAAATTAGCAaaggaaataattttttatttgagttcTCAACAACAATGACAGGACTAAAAACCTGAACAAGAGTGCAATACATACCATTTGTCTTAAGCTCCAAGGACTGAAGAGATGACTGAATTTCCTTGACACCTGAAAGTACACAAAGTCATGGAAGGGTTAGCACATAGTGACGAAGAACTTGACCAAAGTGTATGGCACGGTGCCACAAAGGAAATCATCATGTGCTGGAGAAAAGAATTATTGAGTTCTCCTAGATACAGAGGGGGAAAAATGACTACAGCCTACTTACAAAATTCAGAATGAAATCTTGCAAAGATATATGAAACATGAGCAAGAAAAAAGACTAATCCTCTTTCTCCAGCTACTCTCTCCGTCCCAAAATATAGGGCGTATTAGGATTTGGAAAAGTCTTTGAAAGTATACTTTAACcattaatttattttgcaatatattatcaattgctacaaaatcaatatcgtATTAAAAGATCTATGAAATACGGATCTATTGATACAACTTTTGTACAttaaaacatgcatataatttgatAAATTGTTGGTCAAAATTTACGAAGTTTGACTTTTCCAAATCCTAATACGCCCTATATTTTGAGACAGAGGGAGTACTATTCCAATTGAGCGTACAAAAATTTCATGTTCCAACAAAAGTATAACTACAAAAGCAGAAAGGTTCCATGAAAGATCCAAAACAATTGGCCCCATTTGATTAAGTCAAAAGCATTTCAGTCAACTCTCCATAACAATAATCCATGACAACAGGGATGTCATTATGTTGCCAAGTTAGACTTGACGAACTGAATAGAGTTGAACTTTCTAAATTTAGTCAATGAAAAAGAGCTGATGCAGCCCACAAAACAGCTTGCAACAGAGCAAGAAGACATTCAATATGGACAGTTGGTCACATTGTTGGACTCATTAAAACTAGCTCAATAATTAATAACATTTGGTTGAAGAACTAAAGCTAGTCAAAGTTTAGAAACCTTAGTGGCATATATATGTTGTGCATCATTTCTTCAAAGAGGTGAACATGGCTTCATGGGTGAAGGCACATCCAACGTAATACTAAAAAGCATAGGGGCAAGTTCCTCTGACTTAGGCCCGATGAGATTGTGCGTGAAAAGGGGAGCAAGCTTCCTACACATGGTTTCAGATGGATCCAAACTTGTTGGGTACACAAGAAACAGTGCCACATGGAAAGAACAAGGACACAACAAAAAGAGACCCTAGTTTCCTTGACggataaaaggaaaaaaaaacttaaacaaAGATTGTGCTGTCCACGCTAGGTCTTAGTTCAGTGCCAGGAACATGGCCTCCTATATTGTAATTTTTAGAGGAATCAGAAAATGTATGTGCAAGCAGTATTGGCCAACAAGAAACAACCAAACAGAGAACTTGTTCCCTTATGGGgtaaaaaaggaaaatgttAAGCATAAAAGGTGCTGCCCACACTGCATATTCTGTGCATGGAAACATAGAACCAGTGGATACAACAGAACGTGCATCAACCTGGACTAGCAGGACAGGTGTTCTTTCCATGTTTGTCAGAGCCTATATAAAGGTCCTACTGTGGCAAACTAGTAAATAAAAGTGTTTTCTACAGATGATTTGGGGCCAACCAGTGTTTTAAAAAGTAGCCTAGGTGGCCGCCTAGGCGCTAGGTGGCACCCTACCACCACGCCTTAGCCATAATCGGCAGGCTAGGCGCCAGGGAGTGGTGGACCGGTTAGGCAGGTGCTGGACAGTACTTGGTGGACTGGGCATCGCCGTACGGTGGGTGGGCAACAACAAGCTGTAGGGTGGGAGAGCAACAACAAGCCGCAGGAAAGAGCGCAAGGGGAGAACAGGATGTGGCATGGATGAGCACAGAGCTGTAGCGCAGAAAAAGCGCAGCAACGGCGACAAGGAGGAGCACATGGGCAGTGTTTGGGGAGAATCCTTAGAAAGACAGCAAGGAAGAAGCACAGCTGCAGAGGCGGGAGGAAGACCACTTGAGTGGCAGGAGGTAGTTCGTGTGTGGCATCGGGGAAGAAACACATCCAGATATGAACCACATGTGCAGCCCTGCCGCTTCCTTCACTGAACTCTGGGAGTGATGGCATAAGGGTGAGGGATAATAGGGTTCGGGAGGTGGTTGTCATActacctccctccctcctctcttcaTCTTCCCGTACTGCCTGCCATGGAGATGAGTTGGGATGCCTAAGCAGGTTAGCCGCTAGTCGCCCCCAACCGCCCAACTAGTGCCTAATGATTTTTCAAAAGGTGGCCACCTAGCCCGCCTAGGTGCTACCCACCACCCTCCCCCCATTGCTTCATTGCAACCTAGCCTGCCTAAGAGGCTGCCTAACCCCAAGGACGCGCTATGCACCAACCTGCCGCCTAGAGCTTTTTTGAACACGGCAAATCATTAATATGCATGTCATACCTGTTGGCTGACAAAGCACACGACAACAAAACGTAAGCGCCGACTTTACTTTTTCAGGGGTGGTTTACGGAATCACGAACCAACAAAGCAAACGGAAGCACAGTCAGTTAACATCCGATGGGTGGTCATCATCTTACTCATAGAGGGACACAACCACATATATCTATCATGTGAAAACAATGGATACTCAATCTAAACGGCCATCTAACTAAAGGAGCTAGCGTGAACTAGGTAAGATCCAGTAAGTAGCTCAATTTGTCCTTAAGCATCTTATAAACCCAACCGAACTAGCAGAGATCACCACGAAAAACTTAATCATCATCGTCCTTGCCCCGTCTCCCGCGGCAGCAAGCTACAAACACGAGACCCTAACCCTCATTAACCACAACTAGAACGTATTCGCGCGCGGAAACGCGACAGATCGGCAACGAAGAGGCTCAGATCTAAGCGAATAAGCCGTAAAACAGCACGAGCTAAAGAAAGACAGAGCGGAGAGGGCGATACCTTCTGCCGGGGGCGCGGGCGGGGCATCAGTAGCATCCGCTGCGGCCTCCTCCACGGGGGCAGCGCCGGAGTCCACGGGCATGGGCTCCGCGTCGTCGCGCGCCCAGTCATCGACGGTGGAACCCTCCTGGGCGGCGTGCGCGTCGTGCTCCATCCCGCGAGGCGTGGAGAGGGGAGCacgaggtggaggcggcggcggtggagatgCTGCTGCGCTGGGGGCCGGCGCCTAGGGTTTTGTGTGTGCGGTGGATTTGGATTTTGCGCTGAGCAAGTGAGTGGGCGGTGGctgatgaggaggagaaggttgTGCCGCTGCCGTCTGCCAGCGTGCTTTAGCCGCAAGTTTCCTCGGCGCACTGGATCCTGGACTCTCAAGTCTGGATCGACTCTTCTAGGATCCTCTGGGCTTTTAAACCCAAACCACTACAGCCAAGCCCAAAGTACCTTCGTGTCAACTCCTTTTcacattttttaatatttaatcTTTTTCATAAGATGAACACTTACCAATGTGGAAGATCTGGTAAATCGTTACAGGGTTCAATTTATCAATAACCGATCAAAATTCGCGGCTACCGATCTTATCGTTTCGGTACAGTtttagaaaccgaacggtaatcgaatttaaattaaaaaattgaaaaaataaaaaatttcaaaaaaatcctaaaatactatacacaattataagaccttatatgaaaaaacttttcaaaaataatgtcatttgcatcatattctatagggaggaagtttgaaaaaaatgaaaaaagttgaaacgtgCAGCTCAATTATTAATTCATGTTAAgtaaaagtttaacatgcaaacacatatttttcttacgtaAGTACGTGTCATAAGAGgatttttaaaattgatttcacttcatttagagttttattaatttctctatgatttttcaaagttcacaaacataaagtgaatatgttaagaaacagcactgtaattaactttttcatttctactattatttttcctacataaagcatagtataaataaactaataaaagtgatttcactaatttaaGAAGTGTGATGGgtgagttatgaattaatctagtcgcaacacatttacataatcatacatgttacaataactaattcatgagtttatgtatttttaaaagatataggatcatgtaataagactaacaaaattagtttcatgatttttggattagcaaagagtaaactatgtatttaaacttggtttaacaaatacattttctcacagaaaattttcaactttttatgagtataaatacttttatcatgtag harbors:
- the LOC133888086 gene encoding uncharacterized protein LOC133888086 → MEHDAHAAQEGSTVDDWARDDAEPMPVDSGAAPVEEAAADATDAPPAPPAEGVKEIQSSLQSLELKTNVAANEDAHEVEDVIEERKRHLNVVFIGHVDAGKSTAGGQILFLSGQVDDRTIQKYEKEAKDKSRESWYMAYIMDTNEEERVKGKTVEVGRAHFETDNTRFTILDAPGHKSYVPNMISGASQADIGVLVISARKGEFETGYERGGQTREHVLLAKTLGVAKLIVVINKMDEPTVKWSKERYDEIEGKMAPFLKSSGYNVKKDVQFLPISGLMGTNMKTRMDKSICSWWDGPCLFEVLDRIEVPLRDPKGPVRMPIIDKYKDMGTVVMGKLESGSIREGDSLLVMPNKSHVKVIGIMLDESKVRRAGPAENVRVKLSGIEEEDIMAGFVLSSVANPVGAVTEFNAQLQILELLDNAIFTAGYKAVLHIHSVVEECEIVDLIEEIDMKKKKEAGPKKKPKRKPLFVKNGAVVVCRIQVNNLICIENFSDFPQLGRFTLRTEGKTVAVGKVVAVPPAGNPTF